AATGCGCGGCGAACTGAATATTTTGCAGTGGTTTCGCCGCCGATGAGCAATCTCAAGCGTGTCAAAATAAGTGAGCAAAGACTTGTATTTGTTGTAACGCTTCTTCGCGCCAATTGTCGCCAATTTCCCCATCTTCTAAACTAAATAATCGTTCTCTACAGAGAATTTCCACTAACAGAGGTAAGCGGCGACTTTGTATCAAAATCCACTCGACATCGGGAGAAGCGAAGGTAATTGGTGAACTGGCTATCAATTCCCGCGCTTCTTTTTCAGTCATAGCCCCTAAAGTTGTGGTATATCCAAAGATATTGAAAAACGGTGAACTATGCCCGGTATTACGCGCTAATTCCATTGGTGATTCTGGGCTGGCTAAGATAAATGCCAGATTTCCTCTAGTATGATTAGTTGCTAAAGACCGCAAACTATCCCAAAACCTATCGTCTAATTCTCGACAGCGTTGTAAACCAGCACCAATCTCATCGAGTAATATAACAGTAGGCGATCGCAACTGATTACTGACTACATCCATAAAGTTATCCAAGTCACAAGGTGAGGGTACTTTCATCCCCAGTCCTTCTAAAATATGCTGTAGTAGGCGCTGTTTTTTCCCCATTCGCGAGTCTTGGAAGTCTACGAATATCCATTGATAATTGCTGGGATGCGGTAGCCAATCTGACTTTTGTCCTGGGCGCAACTCTGCTACTGGAGTAGTAGTAATATTTTTGAGATAGTGCAACAATGAAGTTTTACCACTGCGTTTTTTACCGAGAATGGCGGCGTTTTGCAGGGGATGGCGTTTTAATAAGTCGAATAGCCGTTTAAGTTCCTTCTCTCGTCCGAAAAAGTAACGGGGATGGGTAATAGGTAGTCCAGTGATGAAGGGCGTCTGGTTAATTGTAGCCAGAGACGGTGGTTGAGTTTCTGGTTCTTGATAGGCGATCGCTTCCCAGTCTAACCCCAACTTTTTGCACAGTTCGACAAAATTCCCGTAACTGACAGCTTTACCACTGAGGAAGTTTTTCACGGTGGATAAAGCCAGTGCAGCAGAGATTGCTAAAGATTCCTGTGTCCCATAGCCCTTTACCTGGAGAGCCAACCGGACTCTTCTAATATACTCTGGGGCAACTCGCAGCGATCGCGTCATTACTGGGATTGGGGATTGGGGATTGGGGATTGGGAGTTAGGAGTAATGAGTAATGAGTAATGAGTTAGGAGTTAGGAGTTAGGAGTTAGGAGTGATGAATTAGGAGTAATGAGTAATGAGTAATGAGTAATGAGTAATGAGTTAGGAGTTAGGAGTTAGGAGTTATTATTCTCCCCATCTTCCTCAGTCCCCAGCGATGCACTGAGCTTGCCGAAGTGTCCCCAGCGATGCACTGAGCTTGCCGAAGTGTCCCCAGCGATGCACTGAGCTTGCCGAAGTGTCCCCAGCGATGCACTGAGCTTGCCGAAGTGTCCCCAGCGATGCACTGAGCTTGCCGAAGTGTCCCCAGTCCCTGGTCACTGAGCGGAGCCGAAGTGCAGTCCCCAGTCCCCAGTCCCTGGTCACTGAGCGGAGCCGAAGTGCAGTCCCCAGTCCCCAGTCCCCAGTCACTGAGCGGAGCCGAAGTGCAGTCCCCAGTCCCCAGTCCCCAGTCCCTAGAGCCTTTTTCGGCGATTAGTCAGCTAGTATTCAGCTATTTCTCAGCCAAATGCAGCCAATGTGGGTTATACACTCGACTACACACACCAAAAACCGACAATTATGAATAAAATCCAAACACCACAACCCACAGTCACTAATAATGGCACTATCTTTCCGGCGCTGATGTATCAGGAACGTCAAAGCATTTATAAAGAACGGCGTCGTCAAGCCAAGACAGCATTTAATCTGGCTTTTGTGCTGACAAGCATTAGTGCGATCGCAGGTTTTGCGGGTATTATGCTCCTATTTGCCGGCAATATCTCCGCTGGTACTGTGACAGCTGCAGGCGGCGGGATTTATGGTACTGTGACAGCTTCGTGGCTGAAATTGGCAAAAGATGCCAATGATAGGTTAGATGAGGCTGCAAGGGCATTAGAAGCGGAAACGTGAATAATAACACCCCACCCCCAACCCCTCCCCGCAAGCGAGGAGGGGACACTTTGACCCTCCGAATTTTAGATTTTGGATACTTCTCTACGAACGCGAGTGCGTGTCGTAGACAGAGGCTACGCCAACGACTTAAGAGCGGGACGCTGCGCGAACGCTCAGTACAAGTTTTGGATTTTAGATTTTTGGGGTACCTTGCAGACCCCATGTGTCTGTAAAAATCTAATACACAGGCGGTTGTGTTTGCAGTTGGGGATGTCATGGCGAATGGTGCCCAGACAGCGTTTGCAGGGGATATGGTAGGATCTGCTATTGAGAAACAAAATCGCGATCGCCTGGCAGCATCCCAGAAACGCATCAACGAAATTGTAGCGAAAAAAACACAAGAGTTAGAGCAACGTCTCGCAAAGGAAGTCGAAGCACAAGAAATAGCTTATGTAGCCTCTGTTAAAGCAGGTTTTGAACCAGAAGGCTGTCTCAGAGTTCTTCAGTTGCTAGCGAAAACCCCTGGATTTGAATATGATACCAACCATCCATCTATACCCCAGCGGATAGAAGCACTGAATGCGATTATGAGCCAATATCCACCTCAGTCTTTAGTTGAGGACGGGGAAACGCAAATATCTGCAACGGCGCCGTTAAGCTATGAAATTTCTCAGGATGGGACAAGGTTACAGATTAAATCTCGTCGTGGTGTTTCCCTCGCGGATGATTTAGAAACTCGGTTTGGGAAGTAGGGGATTGGGGATTGGGGATTGGGGCGCAAGGCCTTGCGCCCCTACAAGGATACCAATGGCGAATAGTAGATTTAACCGCTCACCGCAGGGAAAAATAAGCGTTTTTGGCGTCGTTGTATAATCTGTAGGGGCGCAAGGCCTTGCGCCCCTACAAGGATACCAATGGCGAATAGTAGGTTTAAGCGCTCACCGCAGGGAAAAATAAGCGTTTTTGGCGTTGTTGCATAATTTGTAGGGGCGCAAAGCCTTGCGCCCCGAACCAACAATCGTCCTCACATAGCCGATAAAATGGGTGTTATCCCTAGACCGCGCAATTTAACTCACCGGCTTTTTTGGTAAAGCGGCGGTTTTCGCGATAGTCTACAGGACAATCAATGACTGCAGGTACATCTTGTGCCAGGGCTTCTTTAAGTATGGGAATTAAATCAGTAGCAGATTCAACTCGATAGCCTTTTAAGCCCATACTTTCAGCTAATTTAACAAAATCAGGATTGCCAAAATGCACAAAAGATGAGTTTCCTTGACCAAATTGATTTTCTTGTTTCCACTCAATTAACCCATAACCACCATCATTAAAAATTAAGGTGACAAAGGGAGTACCAACACGCAAAGCTGTTTCTAATTCTTGGCAATTCATCATAAAACCGCCGTCGCCAGTTGCGGCTACAATTTTGCGATGAGGATGAACGAGTTTTGCTGCTAAAGCACCAGGAATCGCAATACCCATAGCCGCGAAGCCATTGGAAATAATGCAAGTATTGGGGCTATGACAGTGATAATGGCGGGCTATCCACATTTTATGTGCGCCAACATCAGAGATGACGATATCATCTGGCCCCATCACTTGACGCAAGTCATAAATTAACTTTTGTGGTTTGATGGGATAACCATCATCATGGGCGTGTTCTTCATAATCGGCTCTAATTTCGCCCCGCAAGCTAATAGCGTAGGGTGATGGTTTGCTTTGTCTGTCTGCTAACTTTAAGATTTCATTGAGAGAATCAGAAATATCGCCGACCACTTCAACTTGGGAGATATAACTACTATCAATTTCCGCATGATTAGCAGCAATATGCACAATGGGAATCTTGCCATCGGGATTCCATTTTTTGGGGGAAAATTCAATTAAATCATAGCCGATGGCAATTACTAAATCGGTGTTATCAAAGCCACAGGTAATGAAATCTCTCTGCTGCAATCCCACTGACCACAAAGCTAAATGATGAGTATAGGGAATAACGCCTTTGCCCATAAAAGTATTGGCAACGGGAATATTCATTTGGGTGGCAAATTGTGTCACCGCATCACTAGCTAGAGCGCGAATTGCGCCATTTCCAACTAAAATTAACGGGTTAACTGCTTGAGAAATTGCTGCTGCTGCTGCCCGAATACTAGCAAAAGAAG
The Gloeotrichia echinulata CP02 DNA segment above includes these coding regions:
- a CDS encoding acetolactate synthase large subunit, with the protein product MNTAELLVQCLENEGVQYVFGLPGEENLHVLEALKNSSIQFITTRHEQGAAFMADVYGRLTGKAGVCLSTLGPGATNLMTGVADANLDGAPLVAITGQVGTDRMHIESHQYLDLVAMFAPVTKWNKQIVRPSITPELVRKAFKVAQTEKPGAVHIDLPENIAAMPVEGKPLHKDNIQKTYASFASIRAAAAAISQAVNPLILVGNGAIRALASDAVTQFATQMNIPVANTFMGKGVIPYTHHLALWSVGLQQRDFITCGFDNTDLVIAIGYDLIEFSPKKWNPDGKIPIVHIAANHAEIDSSYISQVEVVGDISDSLNEILKLADRQSKPSPYAISLRGEIRADYEEHAHDDGYPIKPQKLIYDLRQVMGPDDIVISDVGAHKMWIARHYHCHSPNTCIISNGFAAMGIAIPGALAAKLVHPHRKIVAATGDGGFMMNCQELETALRVGTPFVTLIFNDGGYGLIEWKQENQFGQGNSSFVHFGNPDFVKLAESMGLKGYRVESATDLIPILKEALAQDVPAVIDCPVDYRENRRFTKKAGELNCAV
- a CDS encoding ATP-binding protein, translated to MTRSLRVAPEYIRRVRLALQVKGYGTQESLAISAALALSTVKNFLSGKAVSYGNFVELCKKLGLDWEAIAYQEPETQPPSLATINQTPFITGLPITHPRYFFGREKELKRLFDLLKRHPLQNAAILGKKRSGKTSLLHYLKNITTTPVAELRPGQKSDWLPHPSNYQWIFVDFQDSRMGKKQRLLQHILEGLGMKVPSPCDLDNFMDVVSNQLRSPTVILLDEIGAGLQRCRELDDRFWDSLRSLATNHTRGNLAFILASPESPMELARNTGHSSPFFNIFGYTTTLGAMTEKEARELIASSPITFASPDVEWILIQSRRLPLLVEILCRERLFSLEDGEIGDNWREEALQQIQVFAHLF